A portion of the Cervus elaphus chromosome X, mCerEla1.1, whole genome shotgun sequence genome contains these proteins:
- the LOC122690352 gene encoding melanoma-associated antigen 8-like: MSELSKPKEDLQDPGEAQGLEEAQLLGAEGGEAAPPSASSPPVSSSAAEEALPQEALNKMVANMVKFLLRKYRTKEPTSDAELLNTVLRDNQEHYPVVFRQAVECVLLVFGVDVKEVDPRKHVYIMVPCLGLTCDAVQRGGQGLPKAGLLVVVLSLILQNRDHGPEEEIWGALTKMGVYVGREHSIFGEPRKLLTQVWVREGYLEYRQVPDSAPARYEFLWGPRACAETSKEKFTEYLLRVNQRAFRSFPLPSAEDVREEVGGP, encoded by the coding sequence ATGAGTGAGCTGAGCAAGCCcaaggaagaccttcaggacccaggcgaggcccagggcctggaggaggcACAGCTCTTGGGGGCTGAGGGGGGGGAGGCTGCACCCCCCTCGGCCTCCTCCCCACCAGTCTCCTCGTCTGCTGCTGAggaggccttgccccaggaaGCTCTGAATAAAATGGTGGCTAACATGGTGAAGTTCCTGCTCCGCAAGTATCGAACCAAGGAGCCAACCTCTGATGCCGAATTGCTGAATACggtcctcagggataaccaggagcactACCCAGTGGTCTTCCGCCAAGCAGTTGAGTGCGTTCTGCTGGTCTTTGGCGTGGATGTGAAGGAGGTAGATCCCAGGAAGCACGTCTACATCATGGTTCCCTGCCTGGGCCTCACCTGTGATGCAGTgcagagaggtgggcagggcctgCCCAAGGCCGGCCTCCTGGTGGTGGTCCTCAGCCTGATCCTCCAGAATAGGGATCACGGCCCTGAGGAGGAGATCTGGGGAGCACTCACCAAGATGGGGGTGTATGTTGGGAGGGAGCACTCCATCTTTGGGGAGCCCAGGaagctgctgacccaagtgtgggtgcggGAGGGGTACCTGGAGTACCGGCAGGTGCCTGACAGCGCCCCTGCTCGCTACGAGTTCCTCTGGGGTCCCCGGGCCTGTGCGGAGACCAGCAAGGAGAAATTCACGGAGTATCTGCTCAGGGTCAACCAAAGGGCTTTTAGGTCCTTCCcactcccttctgcagaggatgtgagggaggaggtaGGGGGaccctga